The genomic segment CCCTGGAGAAGGACATCCGCAACTGGATCGCCGCCTGGAACACCGACCCGAAGCCCTACGTCTGGACGAAGACCGCAGACGAGATCCTCGAACGCCTCGCCAGTTATCTGAACAGAATTCCCGACTCAGAACACTAGTTGCCCCATGGGTACACCGTCCGGCGACGGCGTGCCGGCCAAGCGGCCCGAGTTGCTGCCGTACGAGGGCCCAGTAGCGTAGGGAGCCGCCGCACCGGGAGGCACGCGTGTCCACGACAGTGATCAACCTGAAGGGCCGCATCCGCGACTTCGGCCCCCGGCTGGAGTACGCCCCCAGCGACCTGGTGTACATCGGCCGCCGCTGGACCATGGGCCACTGGGACCTGCCGCAGCATCCGCTCTTCAACCCGTTCCAATACGACACCGAGAAGAAGAAGCGCGACGGGACGCGGGCCGAGGTGATGGCGAAGTACCGGGAGTACCTGACGGCCGCCCCCGAACTGATGGCCCTGGTGCCGGAGCTGCGCGGCAGGACGCTGGCCTGCTGGTGCGCGCCCGAGCCGTGCCACGGGGACATCCTGGCGGAGCTCGCCGACGAGCGGTGAGGGCCCGGAAGCCGCAGGTGCCGGCGGTGTCGACGGGGGCTGATGGCCGCGCAACCGGCTTCATAGGTTCCTCCGAAAAGACTCAGGCACACGAGGCCCCCGGCCGGGCAGGTGACCGGGGGTCCTCACGTTTCCGCGCGCACCAGCGCGGATCGCCCAAACAACGGGGCGGCGAAACCCGCCGCATCCACCCTGCACGCCCACCCGTTCAGGTCACGGAACCGCCACACACCCCACGCGCCTCGGTAACCCCTCATACGCTGCCTCCTCATGACAACCCGCACAACAGGGGCAACCATGGCCAACTGGAAAATCATCGGCAGCGTCATCGCAGGCGTACTCGTCCTCGGCGCCATCGGCAACGCCATCGACGGCAACGACCCCGCCGGCACGCCATCCGCAGCCACGAGCAGCAGCCCGAACGCGGCCGCCGACGGCAGGCAGAGCGCAGTCGCCGACGACAAGCCGAAGACCGAGAAGGCCACCGTCCCCAACTTCGTCGGCATGGGCCTCCAGAGCGCCCAGGACACAGCGCAAGACGCCGGGTTCCACAGCCTGAAGTCTCACGACTCCCTCGGCCGTGGCCGTCTGCAAGCCTTCGACCGGCACTGGAAGGTCTGCTCCCAAAACATCAAGGCCGGCACCAGCACGTCGACGGACACCGAGTTGGACTTCGGCGCCGTGAAGCTGGAGGAGGACTGCCCGGCCAAGGACCAGACCGAACCGTCGGCCGCCAGCGGAAGGATGCCCGACTTCACGGGCACGTCCGTGAACACCGCCCGCGCCGCGCTCGATTCCAGCACCTCGCTCACCGTGGAGGACGCGTCCGGCGAGGGCAGGTTCATCCTCATCGAGTCGAACTGGAAGGTATGCACCCAGACGCCGACGAAGGGCACGAAGCTGAACGGGCAGCCAGTGAAGCTCACCGCGGTCAAGTTCGAGGAGAGCTGCCTCTGAACGCGGCCGCGGCCCCTGGGCCACCCGGCTTCGGGGCCACCCGGCTTCGGGGCCACCGTCCACTCATGGGCGCTGCCGCTACACGTCGCCCAGGACTTCTTCGCGGGCGGCCTCGGCCTTCCGGACGAAGAGCTCGCTTCCGCCAGTACGTGGCGGGCAAGGTCTAGTGCCAGTTGCTGATCTTGACGTCGTGCGGCGCCGGCTCACCCTTGCCGGTTTCGACCAGCTTCTTGAGGCTCATCAGGAAGGTCGCCCACTTGGTGCTGCAGTGGTACATGAACTCCACCGGCTCCTTCCAGCCCTCGTGCCGGAACAACACGATCGTGAAGCCGTCCTCCTGCTTGAGCTCGAAGCGGATCCGCGTGCCGATCCACTCCTCGGGACCGTCGACGACCTCCCAGAGCACGCGTTCGGCGGGCTGAGCCTCCAGGACCTTCATGTCGAACCCGCCGGGCTCGAAGCGGAACCGGATCACTCCCCCGACCCTGCCGTCAGCGTCCGTTTCCTCCGTCCACCAGCTCGCCAGCCCATCGACCGTGGTCAAGGCCGCGTAGACGGCGTCGGGAGACGACGTGACTCCGATCCTGTGCAGGATGTCCACCATCTCGATACCTCCTTCTCGTGCAACCGCCCGCATGCGGGCGGTTCATCAGCGCCGCCACGGATGCGGCGACGTGCGTTCGTGAGGTGTCAGCCCTCCTGGCTTCGCTGGATTGCTTCGGCGATCCGCTTGATGCGACGCAGCCGGGCGTCCCAGGTGGCCCCGACCGCCGACAACTGCGCGACCGCGCGGGCGAACTGGGCCTCGTCCACCTCGTAGAGACGCTCGCGTCCGGACGGCGTGACGTGGACCAGCCCGACCCGGCCGAGTACGGCGAGGTGTTTGGCGACCGCCTGCCGCGTGACCGGCAACTGCTCGCTCAGCGTGGTTGCCGTCCCGCCGCCCGCCAGCAGCAGGT from the Streptomyces sp. NBC_00310 genome contains:
- a CDS encoding PASTA domain-containing protein is translated as MANWKIIGSVIAGVLVLGAIGNAIDGNDPAGTPSAATSSSPNAAADGRQSAVADDKPKTEKATVPNFVGMGLQSAQDTAQDAGFHSLKSHDSLGRGRLQAFDRHWKVCSQNIKAGTSTSTDTELDFGAVKLEEDCPAKDQTEPSAASGRMPDFTGTSVNTARAALDSSTSLTVEDASGEGRFILIESNWKVCTQTPTKGTKLNGQPVKLTAVKFEESCL
- a CDS encoding SRPBCC family protein gives rise to the protein MVDILHRIGVTSSPDAVYAALTTVDGLASWWTEETDADGRVGGVIRFRFEPGGFDMKVLEAQPAERVLWEVVDGPEEWIGTRIRFELKQEDGFTIVLFRHEGWKEPVEFMYHCSTKWATFLMSLKKLVETGKGEPAPHDVKISNWH
- a CDS encoding ArsR/SmtB family transcription factor yields the protein MSVIIDDELWSAVGDPVRRRMLDLLLAGGGTATTLSEQLPVTRQAVAKHLAVLGRVGLVHVTPSGRERLYEVDEAQFARAVAQLSAVGATWDARLRRIKRIAEAIQRSQEG
- a CDS encoding DUF4326 domain-containing protein, coding for MSTTVINLKGRIRDFGPRLEYAPSDLVYIGRRWTMGHWDLPQHPLFNPFQYDTEKKKRDGTRAEVMAKYREYLTAAPELMALVPELRGRTLACWCAPEPCHGDILAELADER